A genomic window from Chloroflexota bacterium includes:
- a CDS encoding diguanylate cyclase: MLRRLILRLGIIKASVVTTIVAVLCSVVISIGINHLWYGENSNQVIFFAIAAPVIIAPIFNYLFLRMVFQLEYLQAQLREIAIRDGLTGAFNRRHWIELAECELARARRYAGVFSVIMFDVDNFKHINDTYGHVAGDLVLCQLSSICMSQSRRIDAFARYGGEEFVFLLPQSDKAQAWLFAERIRTSLAQARFDFNQIEFGVTVSVGVITFCSCISNLDDLLIRVDKALYVAKKAGKDRTIVAQGFCDSTNSINAKVLTTNQI; encoded by the coding sequence AGTCCTCTGTTCCGTCGTCATCTCCATCGGCATCAACCATCTTTGGTATGGCGAGAATTCAAATCAGGTCATCTTTTTCGCGATTGCCGCCCCGGTGATTATCGCTCCAATTTTCAATTACCTCTTTCTGCGGATGGTGTTTCAACTTGAATACCTCCAAGCCCAGTTACGCGAGATTGCCATTCGCGATGGATTGACCGGCGCATTCAATCGGCGACATTGGATCGAACTTGCGGAATGCGAATTGGCGCGGGCTAGGCGCTATGCTGGAGTTTTTTCCGTCATCATGTTTGATGTGGATAATTTCAAGCACATCAATGATACATATGGACATGTGGCGGGTGATCTAGTGCTCTGCCAGTTGAGTAGTATTTGCATGTCTCAATCACGCAGAATTGACGCGTTTGCGCGTTACGGCGGCGAAGAATTCGTCTTTTTGCTTCCACAATCGGACAAAGCACAGGCATGGCTCTTTGCCGAACGTATTCGTACAAGTTTGGCGCAAGCGCGCTTTGATTTCAACCAAATCGAATTTGGAGTTACCGTGAGCGTTGGCGTGATTACATTTTGTTCATGTATTTCCAATCTGGATGATCTCTTGATACGGGTGGACAAGGCGCTCTACGTCGCCAAGAAGGCGGGAAAGGACCGAACGATTGTCGCTCAAGGTTTTTGTGATTCAACGAATTCGATAAATGCGAAGGTTTTGACGACAAATCAAATATGA